Proteins encoded together in one Desulfosporosinus meridiei DSM 13257 window:
- a CDS encoding ABC transporter ATP-binding protein, with translation MLNVREILKTFNLGTINQKIALNKLSLELFPNDFVTVIGSNGAGKSTLLNAIAGNFFVDSGKIAIENADITRLPAHKRADMISRVFQDPLSGTAASMTIEENLIMAYRRGKTRRLRPAIGAKERDIFRAKLEKLGLGLENRLTHRVSLLSGGQRQALTLLMATLQKPKLLLLDEHTAALDPKTAEKVLELTCNVTEQEHLTTLMITHNLDHALSFGNRTIMMHEGRVILDIKGTERNNMTISNLLEMFEKASGAHMNTDRMILA, from the coding sequence ATGTTAAATGTTCGAGAGATATTGAAAACCTTTAACCTGGGAACCATTAATCAAAAAATTGCTTTGAATAAGCTCAGTCTGGAACTCTTCCCCAATGATTTTGTTACGGTAATCGGCAGCAATGGAGCCGGAAAATCCACACTCTTAAATGCCATTGCCGGAAATTTCTTTGTTGATTCCGGTAAAATAGCGATTGAAAATGCTGATATTACGCGCCTTCCTGCCCATAAACGGGCTGACATGATCAGTCGGGTTTTTCAAGATCCTTTATCCGGTACTGCAGCTTCAATGACCATTGAAGAAAATCTCATTATGGCCTATCGGCGAGGAAAAACTCGCCGCTTACGTCCGGCCATCGGTGCCAAAGAAAGAGACATATTTCGCGCCAAACTTGAGAAACTGGGCTTAGGACTGGAAAACCGATTGACCCATCGAGTAAGCCTCTTGTCAGGAGGGCAGCGCCAAGCCTTAACCCTCTTAATGGCAACTTTACAAAAACCCAAATTGCTGCTTCTCGACGAGCACACTGCAGCGCTGGATCCTAAGACTGCGGAAAAGGTTTTAGAGTTGACCTGTAATGTCACAGAACAAGAGCATCTCACTACCTTAATGATTACCCACAATCTTGACCATGCCCTTAGCTTTGGGAATCGAACCATTATGATGCATGAAGGCCGCGTAATCCTTGATATAAAAGGGACAGAACGCAATAATATGACCATAAGCAACTTGCTGGAAATGTTCGAGAAAGCCAGTGGGGCGCATATGAATACAGATCGTATGATTCTGGCCTAG
- a CDS encoding DUF3656 domain-containing U32 family peptidase: MDKLKRKQALPLELLAPAGSYEAFKAAVENGTDAVYLGGKSFSARASAANFDLEELQKAVRYAHERQVKVYVTVNILISDQEFPELLNYLYDLHEIGVDAVILQDIGVAELIHRIIPELETHASTQMTVNTSWGVRHLESLGFSRVVLARETSAAEMKAIAEGTPLDLEVFVHGALCISYSGQCLMSSFIGGRSGNRGTCAQPCRMTYQLINDKKQNLLEEQNIGDHLLSPRDLNLAEELAELKGIGIHSLKVEGRMKRPEYVATVIRLYRQAIDRIEDQQEGNAVAPLLTPAEHQELLQVFNRDFTNGYFRENLGAELMSYSRPNNRGTRLGRVARSERGRLAIKLEGSLHPGDGIEFWTGRGREGVTVGLIWRNGLETTEGLPGETVEIEFSGIAHQGDRVFKTNDALLMEKARHSFQEGREQRKNPLTMRLSGHVGEQLCLEVMSAQRKVTVHSASPAQMAMKRPLTFDYAFQQLGRLGTTPFWLDKLEMEIDEGIMLPVSDLNEMRRQAIEELLKQSRQIVDRQTYRQRVERWKERQAFERNSSISLQKDILPQVSVAVSDPLTLQAALKAGGKRVLIGGEHWRSRRSFSLEEIRGSFLDCRKQKVDCVWRLPRVLNEAQSESLLIDLKKAAEWEVKPKIMVSNLGELEMLKSIDREWPFEVDYSLNVFNEGSLAYFRKLGAQRITLSPELHHEQLAYLAKWSGTEVIVFGDLEMMVSEYCPVGATLGGKKGERCARNCMKESHFLRDRMKYDFPVETDQECRMHLFNVKILNLYEELAQIRRMGVSTVRLQLTRQTPAQVQQSVRLFNEAWDMLQMAKKGKWTSNDGMAELSTIFPEGFTKGHFFRGVL, from the coding sequence ATGGATAAACTCAAGAGAAAGCAAGCCCTACCACTAGAACTTTTAGCGCCGGCAGGCAGCTATGAGGCATTTAAAGCGGCAGTAGAAAACGGTACAGATGCAGTTTATCTGGGAGGTAAAAGCTTCAGTGCCAGAGCAAGTGCAGCCAATTTTGACTTGGAAGAGTTACAGAAAGCTGTTCGCTATGCTCACGAACGGCAGGTTAAAGTGTATGTAACAGTCAATATTCTGATTAGTGATCAAGAGTTTCCGGAACTGCTAAACTATCTTTATGACTTACATGAAATTGGTGTTGATGCAGTAATTCTTCAAGATATTGGAGTTGCAGAATTAATTCATAGAATTATTCCTGAATTGGAGACCCATGCCAGTACACAAATGACGGTAAATACAAGTTGGGGTGTCCGGCACCTGGAGTCTCTGGGCTTTAGCAGAGTTGTATTGGCCCGGGAAACCTCGGCTGCTGAGATGAAGGCTATCGCTGAAGGAACCCCGCTGGATTTAGAGGTGTTTGTGCACGGTGCCCTGTGTATTAGTTATTCAGGTCAATGCCTGATGTCCAGCTTCATCGGCGGACGGAGCGGAAATCGCGGAACCTGTGCCCAACCTTGCCGGATGACCTATCAGCTAATCAATGACAAGAAGCAGAACCTATTAGAAGAGCAGAATATAGGGGATCACTTATTAAGTCCAAGGGATCTGAATTTAGCCGAGGAATTAGCGGAGCTAAAAGGAATTGGCATTCATTCTCTTAAAGTAGAAGGAAGAATGAAGCGGCCGGAATATGTAGCTACTGTTATTCGACTCTACAGGCAAGCCATCGATAGGATCGAGGATCAACAGGAGGGTAATGCTGTCGCCCCCTTACTAACCCCTGCAGAGCATCAGGAATTATTGCAGGTTTTCAATAGAGATTTTACCAATGGATATTTCCGGGAGAATCTGGGCGCAGAACTAATGAGTTATTCTCGCCCCAATAATCGGGGAACCCGGCTAGGCCGAGTAGCCCGCTCAGAACGTGGTCGGCTAGCCATTAAATTAGAAGGCTCACTCCACCCCGGAGATGGAATAGAATTCTGGACCGGGCGTGGGCGTGAAGGGGTTACTGTTGGGCTTATTTGGAGGAATGGACTAGAGACGACTGAAGGATTGCCTGGAGAAACTGTTGAGATTGAGTTTTCCGGCATCGCCCACCAAGGAGATAGAGTTTTTAAGACAAATGATGCTCTTCTAATGGAAAAAGCACGACATAGCTTCCAAGAGGGACGAGAACAACGTAAAAATCCACTGACCATGCGGCTATCAGGGCATGTAGGTGAACAATTATGCTTAGAAGTGATGAGCGCGCAGCGGAAAGTAACTGTTCATTCTGCAAGCCCGGCTCAAATGGCCATGAAAAGGCCGCTGACCTTTGACTATGCCTTCCAGCAGCTAGGCAGGTTAGGGACAACCCCTTTTTGGCTGGACAAGTTAGAAATGGAAATTGATGAGGGGATTATGCTGCCGGTAAGTGACCTGAATGAAATGCGACGTCAGGCAATTGAAGAGTTATTGAAACAATCGCGGCAAATAGTGGATCGGCAAACCTATAGACAGAGAGTGGAGCGCTGGAAAGAGCGCCAAGCTTTTGAGAGAAATAGCTCAATCAGCCTACAGAAAGACATTCTGCCTCAAGTCTCCGTGGCTGTTAGTGACCCGTTGACCCTGCAGGCTGCACTCAAAGCCGGAGGAAAACGGGTATTAATTGGCGGAGAGCACTGGCGTTCCCGGCGCAGTTTTTCCCTTGAAGAAATTCGAGGTAGCTTCTTAGATTGCCGGAAACAAAAAGTAGACTGCGTTTGGCGACTTCCCCGGGTCTTAAACGAAGCTCAGAGTGAAAGTCTTCTCATAGATCTTAAAAAAGCGGCAGAGTGGGAAGTAAAGCCTAAAATCATGGTATCTAACCTCGGAGAGTTGGAAATGTTAAAGAGCATTGATAGGGAATGGCCCTTCGAAGTGGATTATTCTTTAAATGTGTTTAATGAAGGGAGTCTTGCTTACTTCAGGAAGCTAGGAGCTCAGAGAATAACCCTCTCTCCCGAATTGCACCACGAACAACTTGCCTATTTAGCGAAATGGTCAGGTACAGAGGTTATAGTCTTCGGGGATTTAGAGATGATGGTGAGTGAGTATTGCCCAGTAGGGGCAACCCTTGGAGGGAAAAAAGGGGAACGCTGTGCCAGAAATTGCATGAAAGAATCTCATTTCCTGCGTGATCGCATGAAGTATGATTTTCCTGTGGAGACAGACCAGGAGTGCCGGATGCACCTTTTTAATGTTAAGATCCTTAACCTCTATGAGGAACTTGCCCAAATTCGACGAATGGGAGTTTCAACGGTTCGCTTACAATTGACCAGACAAACACCGGCCCAAGTTCAGCAAAGTGTACGCTTATTTAATGAAGCTTGGGATATGTTACAGATGGCTAAAAAGGGTAAATGGACTTCGAATGATGGAATGGCTGAGTTGAGCACAATTTTTCCAGAGGGTTTTACAAAAGGTCATTTCTTCCGGGGTGTTTTATAG
- a CDS encoding endonuclease MutS2, with the protein MGIDDKVLHKLDFPKVLSSLAEYCILPRAKELAIGLKPYVDLESVRLALQQTEEGKNLLRGNPLFSVRGAKEIRPYIERCLRGGVIHGEELLEIRDTLRAGRKIKQLLQDLREQFPGLWDITLPIEPQKPLEDEITRCISEDGKVADNATPELADFRRAINRLQNRIRESLEATLRNPSYQKILQDPIITQRSDRYVIPVKQEYRASFPGIVHDQSASGATLFIEPMPVVHLGNELREVILKEQREVQRILQMLSAQIEGRGDEIADLHEALAQLDLVIAKAHLSVSMNAGAPELVAGQQIKLVQARHPLISGRVVPLSLELGIEFDTLVITGPNTGGKTVALKVVGLMAAMNQSGLQIPAESDSRMGVFTQIFADIGDEQSVEQSLSTFSGHMKNIVEIIDRSDGRSLVLLDEVGAGTDPTEGAALAMGILAELHERGCRTVSTTHYGALKTFAYETPRVKNASVEFDTETLRPTYRLLIGIPGKSNAFTIAGRLGLSEEVLEKANTFVTEREMQVADLIENLGETHREIEIEKQKAETGRQAVEKQTKALEEKSIRLDEELEILVALAKDEASEIIREAKREAEAIIDELKAALRKENKQQQDIEKARQGFRKISAKLDQGRQVKRSGSELSADQIMLGQTVYMTKLRQKGQVIKLPNSNDEVLIQAGIMKVMVPLSELKLAQEEKKAMPRYSRQMGIGVRKAEEIRSEIDLRGMLVEEGREALDKYMDDAVLGGIGLIYVIHGKGTGAMRTGIQEFLKGHPHVRSFRLGEYGEGDSGVTVVELK; encoded by the coding sequence ATGGGAATTGATGATAAAGTCCTTCATAAGTTGGACTTTCCAAAAGTATTATCAAGTTTAGCAGAGTACTGCATTCTACCGCGAGCCAAAGAATTAGCTATTGGTTTGAAACCTTATGTTGATTTAGAATCCGTTCGTTTGGCTTTGCAGCAAACAGAAGAAGGCAAGAACCTTCTGCGCGGAAATCCTCTGTTTTCAGTTCGCGGGGCCAAAGAAATTCGTCCCTATATAGAGCGCTGCTTACGGGGAGGGGTAATTCACGGCGAGGAACTCCTGGAAATTCGAGACACCTTACGAGCAGGGCGCAAAATCAAGCAGCTCTTGCAGGATTTGCGAGAGCAATTTCCGGGGTTATGGGATATTACCTTGCCGATTGAGCCTCAAAAGCCTCTTGAGGATGAAATAACTCGTTGCATTTCTGAAGATGGAAAGGTGGCGGATAACGCCACTCCGGAATTAGCTGACTTCAGAAGAGCTATCAATAGATTGCAGAACCGGATTCGAGAAAGTTTAGAAGCAACTTTACGAAATCCAAGTTATCAGAAAATCCTGCAAGACCCCATTATTACTCAACGCTCAGATAGATATGTAATACCGGTCAAACAGGAATATCGGGCCTCATTTCCCGGTATTGTTCATGATCAATCGGCAAGTGGTGCCACCTTATTTATTGAACCTATGCCGGTAGTGCACCTAGGTAACGAATTACGTGAAGTAATCTTAAAGGAACAACGGGAAGTGCAAAGAATTCTGCAGATGCTCTCAGCTCAAATCGAAGGGCGAGGGGATGAGATAGCAGACCTGCATGAGGCTTTAGCTCAATTAGATCTGGTTATCGCTAAGGCTCACCTAAGTGTTTCCATGAACGCAGGAGCCCCTGAGTTGGTCGCCGGCCAGCAAATCAAGCTTGTTCAAGCTAGGCACCCTCTAATAAGCGGAAGGGTTGTTCCCCTATCGTTGGAACTAGGGATTGAATTCGACACTTTAGTCATTACCGGACCCAATACCGGTGGAAAAACAGTTGCTTTAAAGGTCGTCGGGCTTATGGCAGCTATGAATCAGTCCGGTCTGCAAATTCCTGCAGAAAGTGATTCCCGCATGGGTGTCTTCACCCAGATATTTGCGGATATTGGAGACGAACAAAGTGTCGAACAATCCTTAAGTACTTTCTCAGGACACATGAAAAACATTGTAGAAATCATAGATCGCTCAGATGGACGATCTCTGGTCTTACTTGACGAGGTGGGGGCCGGAACAGATCCTACGGAAGGGGCAGCCCTGGCAATGGGTATTTTAGCGGAGCTCCATGAACGCGGCTGTCGAACTGTATCCACCACTCACTACGGAGCCTTAAAGACTTTTGCCTATGAGACTCCGAGGGTTAAGAATGCTTCTGTAGAGTTTGACACGGAGACTTTGCGTCCCACCTATCGGCTGCTGATTGGAATCCCCGGTAAAAGTAATGCCTTTACAATTGCAGGCCGGTTAGGTTTAAGCGAGGAGGTGCTTGAAAAGGCTAATACCTTCGTAACTGAACGAGAAATGCAAGTTGCCGACCTCATTGAAAATTTAGGAGAAACTCATCGTGAGATAGAAATAGAGAAGCAGAAAGCAGAAACAGGGCGTCAAGCGGTTGAAAAGCAAACTAAAGCCTTGGAAGAAAAATCAATTCGTTTAGATGAGGAACTTGAAATTCTAGTAGCCTTGGCTAAAGACGAAGCTAGTGAAATCATCCGTGAGGCAAAACGTGAAGCTGAAGCTATAATTGACGAATTAAAAGCAGCTTTGAGAAAAGAAAATAAACAACAGCAAGATATTGAAAAGGCCCGGCAGGGATTTCGCAAAATATCGGCCAAGCTGGATCAAGGCAGGCAGGTTAAGCGGTCGGGCAGCGAATTGTCAGCAGATCAGATTATGCTGGGGCAAACGGTTTATATGACCAAGCTTAGACAGAAGGGACAAGTTATTAAGCTTCCTAATTCTAATGACGAAGTTCTTATTCAGGCAGGTATCATGAAAGTTATGGTACCCCTCTCTGAACTAAAATTAGCCCAAGAGGAAAAGAAAGCGATGCCCAGATATTCTCGTCAAATGGGTATCGGGGTTCGAAAGGCCGAAGAGATCCGGAGTGAGATAGATTTAAGAGGTATGCTGGTGGAAGAGGGAAGAGAAGCCTTAGACAAATATATGGACGATGCTGTACTTGGAGGAATCGGATTGATCTACGTTATTCATGGCAAAGGGACGGGAGCTATGCGAACGGGGATCCAAGAATTTCTCAAAGGGCACCCTCATGTACGCAGTTTCAGATTAGGAGAGTATGGCGAAGGGGATTCCGGAGTCACGGTTGTTGAGTTGAAATAG
- a CDS encoding ABC transporter permease, translating into MFSQIALGTMEQGLMYAIMVLGVYLTYRILDYADLSVDGSFTLGAATATSMIVGGTDPWLATGMAFIAGTLAGLFTGILHTKFKITPLLSGILTMTALYSINLRVMGRANISLLGSRTVFTDFAKLPFMEEYGVFVLCLISVVCLGAVIYFFLQTELGLALRATGDNELMIRSLGVNTDLMKILGLSLSNGLVAFAGSYVAQKVQFADASMGIGMIIAGLASVIIGEVLIGTSSIGRAIFAVICGGVIYRAIIAVVLQLGLEATDLKLITAFIVIIALVSPNIRRSLSSLLKGVQGKEAQ; encoded by the coding sequence ATGTTCTCACAAATAGCTCTCGGTACAATGGAACAGGGTTTAATGTATGCGATCATGGTATTAGGTGTTTATCTGACCTATCGAATTCTTGATTATGCGGATTTGTCTGTAGACGGAAGTTTTACCCTTGGTGCCGCTACTGCCACATCAATGATCGTCGGAGGGACTGACCCATGGTTAGCCACTGGAATGGCGTTTATTGCCGGAACCCTTGCCGGGTTATTTACGGGAATACTTCATACCAAGTTTAAAATCACACCGCTACTTTCTGGAATTTTAACCATGACCGCCCTCTATTCAATTAATCTTCGCGTCATGGGCAGAGCAAATATTTCGCTCCTGGGATCTCGAACGGTCTTCACTGATTTTGCTAAGTTGCCCTTTATGGAAGAGTATGGTGTCTTCGTCCTCTGTTTAATATCCGTTGTCTGCTTAGGGGCTGTCATATACTTTTTCCTGCAAACGGAATTAGGCCTGGCCTTACGAGCCACAGGGGACAACGAACTGATGATTCGCAGCCTGGGTGTAAACACAGACCTTATGAAAATCCTTGGCTTATCCTTATCCAATGGTTTAGTAGCCTTTGCTGGAAGCTATGTAGCTCAGAAGGTTCAGTTTGCTGATGCCAGTATGGGAATTGGGATGATTATTGCCGGTTTGGCTTCAGTTATTATTGGAGAAGTATTAATTGGAACTTCCTCTATCGGACGAGCCATTTTCGCCGTTATCTGCGGAGGGGTTATCTATCGGGCGATCATTGCCGTTGTTTTACAATTAGGCTTAGAGGCCACGGACTTAAAATTAATTACGGCTTTCATCGTAATCATCGCTTTGGTTTCACCAAATATTCGCCGAAGTCTCTCCTCATTGCTCAAAGGTGTACAGGGAAAGGAGGCTCAGTAA
- a CDS encoding ABC transporter substrate-binding protein has protein sequence MKKVLAFGLSLMLLLSLVGCGAAKSGTSTPAKDEQKPLKIGIVQIVEHPALDSARQGFLETLKANGYEEGKNLTVDYQNAQGDQSILQSITQKFSSAGLDLVLAIATPSAQAMASASTNIPILITAVTDPVEAKLVNSMDKPGKNVTGTTDMNPIKEQFELMKTLIPSVKKVGVIYNAGEVNSQVQVAIAKKVAAELGLEIVEATVTTSADVLQASQSLIGKVNAIYVPTDNMVVSAAQSVVQISHKNKIPIISGESSVVDKGALATIGINYKNLGKQTGEMALRVIKGEKPQDMPIEAQKDFDTVLNQSAIDLFGITVPEDMMKKAVIVK, from the coding sequence ATGAAAAAGGTACTTGCGTTCGGGTTGAGCTTAATGTTGTTACTCAGTTTAGTTGGATGTGGTGCCGCGAAATCAGGAACAAGCACCCCTGCCAAAGATGAGCAAAAGCCATTGAAGATTGGAATCGTTCAAATCGTTGAACACCCTGCTTTAGATAGCGCTCGTCAAGGTTTTCTGGAAACTCTTAAAGCTAACGGCTATGAAGAAGGAAAAAATTTAACCGTTGACTATCAAAATGCCCAAGGGGATCAGTCCATACTCCAATCCATTACCCAAAAGTTCTCTTCCGCCGGACTGGATCTTGTCTTAGCTATCGCAACCCCTTCAGCACAAGCAATGGCCAGTGCAAGTACAAATATTCCCATCTTAATTACAGCCGTCACTGACCCGGTTGAAGCAAAATTAGTTAACAGCATGGATAAACCCGGAAAAAATGTCACTGGAACAACTGATATGAACCCTATTAAGGAACAGTTCGAACTAATGAAAACTTTAATCCCCAGCGTTAAAAAAGTCGGGGTCATCTATAATGCCGGAGAAGTAAATTCACAAGTACAAGTTGCCATTGCCAAGAAAGTTGCAGCTGAACTCGGTCTAGAGATCGTGGAAGCAACGGTTACTACCAGTGCAGATGTACTTCAAGCCAGCCAATCGTTAATTGGAAAAGTTAATGCCATCTATGTCCCTACGGATAATATGGTGGTTTCTGCTGCCCAGTCTGTTGTACAGATTTCCCACAAGAATAAAATCCCCATCATTTCCGGCGAGAGCAGCGTGGTAGATAAAGGTGCTTTAGCAACCATCGGAATTAACTACAAAAACCTTGGCAAACAAACTGGAGAAATGGCTCTTCGCGTTATCAAAGGAGAGAAACCACAAGATATGCCTATTGAAGCCCAAAAGGACTTTGATACCGTTCTGAACCAATCAGCCATTGATCTCTTTGGGATAACTGTCCCAGAGGACATGATGAAAAAGGCAGTTATTGTAAAATAG